From one Candidatus Lernaella stagnicola genomic stretch:
- a CDS encoding helix-turn-helix transcriptional regulator, whose amino-acid sequence MKDPEIQTLNLSNGVVQPARPSIAQTETPPVGVRLRAIRKMKGVSLANLAKATGLAFTTVQAVEVRSDPRLSTLCKLCEALEITLIDVLDTDQFAAILPKLAMESTP is encoded by the coding sequence ATGAAAGACCCAGAGATTCAGACCCTAAACTTGTCTAACGGCGTCGTGCAGCCCGCGCGCCCTAGTATAGCTCAAACTGAAACCCCGCCGGTCGGCGTAAGGCTCAGGGCGATTCGTAAAATGAAAGGCGTGTCGTTGGCCAATCTTGCCAAGGCGACCGGCCTGGCGTTCACGACCGTGCAAGCCGTCGAGGTGAGGAGCGATCCCCGGCTTTCTACGCTATGTAAATTGTGCGAGGCACTTGAAATAACGCTGATCGACGTGCTGGATACCGATCAATTCGCCGCAATCCTGCCAAAACTCGCGATGGAAAGCACTCCTTGA